From Saccharibacillus brassicae:
CTTCCAGTTCCGCCCGCTCTTCGCCGGGCAGCGTTCCGTTCTGATAAGCCTGCAATTTGCGTTTGAACGATTCAGTCACGCCGCATTCTCCCTTCGGTATAAGCTCTCAATTTTTGCCGGGCGCGAAACAGGGTGGACTTGTACAGAGACAGCCCGATGCCCATAATCTCCGCCGCATCGGCATAAGAAAATTCGTAATGATGGTACAGCAGAAAAGCTTGCCTCTGCGCATTCGGCAGTTCGCTTAGCCGTTCGAGCGCTTCTTCGCCCGCCTCTTTGCCGAGCAGGAGGGATTCCGGCGTCTCCGCATCGCGCAGCCGTTCGAAAAACTCCGCTTCGCGTATGTCCGTTTTCCGGGCGCGGCGGGTTCGGTCGATAAACGCGTTATGCGCCACCCGGAACAGCCAGCGCTTGACTTTTTCCCCGTCGCCGAGACTTTCGATATGCAGATAAGCCCGGGTAAAGGTCTCCTGCGTCAAGTCTTCCGCCGTATGATGGTCCCTGCTGAGAAACAGCAGATAGCGATAGACGTCCTGCATATAATGGCGGTACAGCTCATCGAGCGATCGGATCGTTCTCCCCCCTTTCGGAACACTCTAACCACGTTCGAATCCTGCAAAAGTTACACGTACGCAAAAAAACTTCCGGCCCGCGTTCCCCGAAGGAAACAAAGGCCGGAAGTTTCAGGCGAAAAATGGGGCAAAACGTCTCAAGCAAAAAGAAAAACGCGGAATCGTTCAAGCCGTCGTCGCGGCCGATTCCGCATAATGGGCATATTCGGGCAGCAGTTCGTAATAGCCGCTCAGCGAGTACCCCATAATCGTGTCGAAAATCGCGGGATTCTCCCGGCGCAGAAGGTCGTCCGCATACCGCCAGGCATTTTCTTCCAGACGGAGCGAGACGCGGGTGCGAGACAGCTTGCCGCGAATATTGACCAGACGTTCGGACAGATAGTCGAGTTCGGGGTCGTGCGCGTGTCCCAGTTCATGGGCCAGAACGACTCGCACATATTCTTCGAACGGTTCAAGCGAATCGAAGAGAAGCTTGCACTGCTGTTCGAGCACGCCCAAATACAGCGTAATCCGATTCTCGTCGAGATTATATTTGCCGCCGATCAATCGTTTGCCGGGAAACAGATGCTCCAGCACGACTTCGATCTGGCTGTTCGAACGGGTCAGGACGTCGTTAATGGTTCGTTCGATAAGAATTCTGTTCATGCGGTTTCTCCCGTTCCTTTTTTACAATAAATATCGGCATGCCGCCGCTTTTTATAAAGGGAAGCCGGAGAATAGTATACCGCTATTGGCTGCAAAATGGAAACAAATAATAATTTTACCCGCTTCCTCGCTTTTTGAAACAACCGACCGACAAAAGTCGCGAAAACATGATTTTATTACGT
This genomic window contains:
- a CDS encoding sigma-70 family RNA polymerase sigma factor yields the protein MRSLDELYRHYMQDVYRYLLFLSRDHHTAEDLTQETFTRAYLHIESLGDGEKVKRWLFRVAHNAFIDRTRRARKTDIREAEFFERLRDAETPESLLLGKEAGEEALERLSELPNAQRQAFLLYHHYEFSYADAAEIMGIGLSLYKSTLFRARQKLRAYTEGRMRRD